The genomic interval TCAACCCAAGAAACAATTTTAGGAGATGTGGAGGACGTGTATATTTTTTTGACATCGCCTTGTGGGTGATGAATACAAACCGTAGAATCGGGTATGGCACCGCTCCTATCCCATCCGGATAGGAAGGCATTAAAAGAAGGCGGAATAGAATTTGAAAGGCGCATCAATAAAAAATCTGAACCATAGTCGCCGCCGTCATCGTCGCTATCTGCCAATTTAGTACAGCCATTAATAAAATGGTTAAGCGACCCTGATGAGTCCGTACAGGTAGCTGCTTCATAGTTAAAATAGAACACCCAATTGTTATAGTCAGCTGCCTTCGAGAATTCACCACAATGCTGTGCCGACAAAACATACGGCGTACAGTCATCTTTCGCGTTATTCAACAAACTACCGCTACAATATCCTTCGCCTTCATTATCTACTATCAATATCAATACCACTGAACGTTTCTGGTCTTGCCAGTTAGCCCCTTCCGAACAGTTTACGTTCACTTCACAGGTATCGCTTTTGCCCGGAGAAATTCCGCGCCTTAGAGGTTGTACCCATCGGTAGGCATGACCAATACTTTGCAACTGAAGGATTCCTTCCCCACGATGTTCTGCCGGTTCATAATATTCAACGATACAGCTTTCTCCATGAATTAGTCCGGTGCATAACCCTCTAGGCTCAGGAGTATTTGCATGAGTAAACGCCCCAATGGTTTCTTCGCCGGAAGGCATATAAATATGCAAACTGGCTCCAGCAGGGAGATATAATTTTTCAAAAACCGGAACCAGTCCCAGAGCACCAGCGGAGGTGATTTGCATTCGCCAAACACCGCCTCCATCCGGCAGTTCCGTCCATGATCCGGCATTATATGGATTGATGTTTACGGGTTGAGAGCGGGCAAATTTGGGAGCCTTCCCCTTCTTAACATCCGCCTCATCACGTTGACCGGCAAGAGCGTTTGAAAAAGCAGGCAACAGCACTTCGTCCAATTTGCTGAATAGTGAAGCCTTCCATGTGGACGTTTTGGGTAGTATGGTTTCATCTATTTGAGCTACAATCGGGTGTTGAAAGCCAACAAATAGAGCGGTAATTAAAATGAGTCTTTTAAACATAAGGGTTATAATAATAGTCAGTAAAGTTAACTTTTCCGTGAATTTCAATTATCCGAATTCAACCGGTATAAGGCTAAACGAAAATAAAATAGCAAACTACAAATCGCGTTAATACAACATGAACCGCCCCGCACGCATTATATTCTTCACCTTCACCGGCATTATAGTTTTTTTCTTGCTCGCTGCTTTACTCGTGCCTTTCATTGTCGAAAACAAAATCAAGCAACAGATTGTTAGTGAGCTCAATCGTCAGGTTACTGTTCCGGTTGAAGTTCGTGGAGGGATGAAGCTCTCTCTGTTTCAACATTTTCCTAATGCCTCATTCACCTTCTCTGATGTATTGATTGGTGATAGACTTAGAAAAGATACCCATCTTCTTAGGGTAAAGGAATTTTCTTTCATCTGCAATATCCTCAGTCTGTTTGAAGAAGAGGTTGAGTTTTCGAAAGTTTTACTTCAAGGAGGAGAGATAAACTTATATACCGACGAAAGCGGTAAAAACAATTTTGAAATACTCAAAGAAGACACCACAACTAAAACCAAACTTGCCCTGAGCCTCCGGAAAGCGGAAATAAAGGATATAGGCCTGGTTTATCTCGACAAATCTCGTTCTATAAATGTAGTACTAAAAGTTAAAGATGCCGAACTGAATGGCAACTTCAATCAGAAGCAGTTTGAGCTAAACACCAATGCCAATTTACTGGTGTACCGCATTAACACCGGCAAGGAAGATTTTCTGGTTAATAAAAATGTAGGAGTAGAAATGCTTTTAGCGGTAGATAAAGCAGAAAATAAATTTCATTTCAAGAAGGGAGTGATAGAAATAGACGACAATCGGTTTAGCATCTCTGGATATTTTGCCTCGCTTCAAAAGGGCATGGACATCAATATCCAGTTGCTGAGCGAAGGAAAGGACATTCTGAAATTGTTCCAATTACTTCCAGACGAATACAAAGCCAACCTAGTCCATGCCGAAGGAAGTGGGCAATATTCCATTGTGGCAGATGTGAAGGGCATCTTTAGCCCTACCTCCTCTCCCACCTTGAATATAAATGCCGACCTCAAAGACAGCGAATTGAAACTGGGCAAATACAATAAACTGCTCAAGAAGGTCAACGCAACGGCTAAATATGAAATGGATGCTTCGGGCAAGGACCGGCTGACCATCAGTAATTTCAATTGCACCTTGAATAACCTGCCATTTCATTTCACCTTACGTCTTAGCAATCTGGCAGATCCTGATTTTGATTTTTATGCAAATGGTGTAATGCACCTATCCGAACTCTCCACCTTTATCCCTGAATCGGCAGCAAAAGATTTCAATGGTGCGGTGAAGTTTAATCAGTTCAGACTGCGAGGCAGAAAGCGCGACTTCACCGACATTGAACATTCCACGTTAAATGGTTCCGGAGATTTTACCTTGATGCAGGTGTCTTTATCCTCGCGAGGCATTGTTTACGACAATATCAGTGGAAAGCTTTCTTATAATTCCAATTCTATAGAGGCTAAGGACTTTTCCATCAGGTTTCTGAAAACAGATTTCCTCTTTAACGGCAACATTAAAAATCTGCTAGCCTATATCTATACTCTTGCCGACCAGAAAAAGTCATCGGTTGCTACGCTAAACATCAATGGCAAAATTCATACCCGACTATTTGATCTCACTTCAATTATTGAAGGATTCAAAAGCGCCTCCGATGAAAAGAATAAATCAAAAGGGAAGCCGGTCAATGTTCGGGACATTTTCAACCTGAGCGGAAACCTTGATATTGAAATTGATAAATTTCTTTTCCGAAAAACTGTTTTTGAAAATATTCAAGGCAACATCCAGGCGGCTCCGGCTCTACTTCGTATCAACAAGTTGAACGCCCAAACGATGAAAGGGGAATTGCAAGGCAGCGGATTATTCAGTTTTACTCCTGACAACAAACTCAACATTCAATCAGATCTCAGCGCCATCAACCTAAACATCACCGAGATATTTAAACAATGTGAGAATTTTGGACAGACCACTTTAACCGATAAACATCTCGAAGGCAATCTCACCACCTCCACCTCCATAAACGCCACCTGGAATCATTACAGCGAATTTGATCCAAAATCATTTACTGCGCTTATAGAATTGAACATCCACAATGGACGGCTGATTAATTTTGAACCCATTCGGGCCGCCTCCAATTTCATTCGGGTGGACGAATTGAATGACATCCGGTTTGGCGACTTATCTCATACTATCAAAATAGCCGACCAGCGGATAGACATTCCTGAATTTGAGCTAAAAACATCGGCCTTAAACCTGATGATTTCCGGCTATCATTATTTTAATAACGACGTGGACTACCATTTCAAGATTAACCTGCACAAACTGCTGGCTCAAAAGTTTAACCGCCGAGGGCGCGATATTCAATACATCGAAAACGACCCTTATGAAGGCGTAAATATCTATCTCTCGCTTGCCGGAAACCTCAGCCATCCGGTTTTCAAATACGACAAGGCTTCTTCCAGAAAAAAATTAGTGAATGATTTTAAAAAGGAAAAAGAAAACCTTCGGCAGCTTTTTAATAAAAATTCAAAGAAGGTAGATGATGTCGAACATAAAAAGGAAGAAAAATATTTCGACCTAAATCAAAAGCCCGAGTTCTTTGATTTTGATACCATTAACGATTAACTAATTTGGTCGTTCAGTTGACCTGCTATGGACTTCTATTCCAACAAATCTAACCTCAAACTTATCCTACTGCTTATCGGTAGTTTTATTGGTATTTCCACCGTGCTTTACACCAGCCACATCGCCAACCAAATGGCGACAGAAGAGCAATACAAAGCCCGGCTATGGGCACAGGCCATTGAGCGAAAGGCCCGGTTGGTGCGATACACTAAAGATTTGTTCACCAAGCTCGCTGCAGATGAAAGAAAGAAGTTGAGCGTTTACGCCAGATCCACCGAGTTTATGCTCACCATTGAGAACAACGACCTGCTCACCTTTTTTATTGACATCATCAACTCCAACGACGACATCCCCGCTATCCTGGTAGATGCCAATGGAAACATTATTGATGCGCGCAACATTGAAATTCCTACCTCCAAAAAGTTTTCCGATTTGCCCGCCTCCATCCGCAAAGAGTTTTCATTGTATCCGCCCATTGTGGTGAACTATAAAACCAGCAAGAACTATATCTATTATAAAGACTCGAACCTTTTTGCCAAACTCAAACTTACCCTGAACGATCTGGTCGAAACATTTATTTCTGAAGTAGTGGTCAATACCGCCTCGGCACCGGTCATTCTAACCGACGAAAAGCTGAACATCCTCGCCTTCGGCAACATAGATTCTGCCAAAATGAAAAACAGCGTAGAAATAAAGAAAACACTCAACAGCATGGAGAATGTACATGACCCCGTCGTCGCCGATTTGGGAGAAGGAGTGCTTCGCTACATCTACTACGACGACTCGGCCACGCTGCGCCAACTGCGCTTCTTTCCCTATGTACAACTCGCCATCTTCGCTACGTTTCTACTCATCGCCTATCTCGCCTTCAACAATGCGCGAAGAGCAGAACAAAATCTGGTCTGGGTAGGCATGGCCAAAGAAACCGCCCATCAATTAGGCACCCCTATTTCTTCGCTCGAGGGTTGGGTAGAAGTACTGCGCGAGCAAGATGGAATGAAAAACAAGCAGGAGATACTCCACGAGTTAGAAGGCGACATCAAGCGCCTTTCTTTAGTGGCCGAACGGTTCTCAAAAATAGGTTCGGTTCCCCAACTTCAGCCCGAGAGTGTGCGCGAAACGCTGGAAGAAAACGTGAAATACATGCGTCGTCGTGCCAGCGGAAAGGTAACCATGACCTTTTCTTGCGATGGCCCGTGCCGGTTCCTAATCAACCGTCCGCTGTTCGACTGGGTGCTGGAGAATCTTTTGAAAAACGCTTTAGACGCGATGGATGGCGAAGGAACTATTTCGATCGTTACTACACATGAGAACAACCACATCATCCTGGATATAACCGATAGCGGAAAAGGAATTCCCAAAAGCAAGTTCAACACCATCTTTGAACCCGGCTACTCCACCAAAAAGCGCGGATGGGGACTCGGCCTTTCGCTCACCAAACGCATCGTAGAAGAATATCACAGCGGAAAGATTTTTGTAAAACATTCCGAACCCAATAAGGGAACTACCTTCCGGATAATTATTCCGGCGGCGTAGAAACACCAATTAAAAAAACTACGGTTTAGGAATTTCGAGGTCTTTACAAATTTTCCGCGCAAGAAAATCGTTTACCTCATTATGTCGAGGCACGGAACTCGTTTTATTTTTTGAAGGATTATAATAGATGCTATGATTCCCTCCTTCGCGCATCAGCAAACAACCATGCTTACTCAAATGGATTAGCAAATCTTTGCGTTTCATTTATGCTGCCAGTTCGTATTTTTTGCGGCTCAGGGTTTGTCCCTTCTCCGATTTGCGCGAAAGCTCGCGATTAGCTTCCAATATCATTTGCAACGCTTCCTCCAGATTTTCTGTGGCTTCTTTCTTGGTAGCTCCCTGTGTATTGACCCCGGGAATTTCTTCTATCCAAGCTATATATCCTTGCTTTACTTTCTTAAACGCTGCGGTCAGACTTAATTTCATGGTGTTCTATTTGTTATCAAAGATAAAGTTTAAAGATGGGCATACAAGCTCCCCTCCATTCAAAACCAATCATACTTGTTTGCCAGTTTCTCCACCGGCTTTTCTTTTTCCAA from Bacteroidota bacterium carries:
- a CDS encoding type II toxin-antitoxin system HicA family toxin, encoding MKRKDLLIHLSKHGCLLMREGGNHSIYYNPSKNKTSSVPRHNEVNDFLARKICKDLEIPKP
- a CDS encoding type II toxin-antitoxin system HicB family antitoxin, whose translation is MKLSLTAAFKKVKQGYIAWIEEIPGVNTQGATKKEATENLEEALQMILEANRELSRKSEKGQTLSRKKYELAA
- a CDS encoding AsmA family protein, giving the protein MNRPARIIFFTFTGIIVFFLLAALLVPFIVENKIKQQIVSELNRQVTVPVEVRGGMKLSLFQHFPNASFTFSDVLIGDRLRKDTHLLRVKEFSFICNILSLFEEEVEFSKVLLQGGEINLYTDESGKNNFEILKEDTTTKTKLALSLRKAEIKDIGLVYLDKSRSINVVLKVKDAELNGNFNQKQFELNTNANLLVYRINTGKEDFLVNKNVGVEMLLAVDKAENKFHFKKGVIEIDDNRFSISGYFASLQKGMDINIQLLSEGKDILKLFQLLPDEYKANLVHAEGSGQYSIVADVKGIFSPTSSPTLNINADLKDSELKLGKYNKLLKKVNATAKYEMDASGKDRLTISNFNCTLNNLPFHFTLRLSNLADPDFDFYANGVMHLSELSTFIPESAAKDFNGAVKFNQFRLRGRKRDFTDIEHSTLNGSGDFTLMQVSLSSRGIVYDNISGKLSYNSNSIEAKDFSIRFLKTDFLFNGNIKNLLAYIYTLADQKKSSVATLNINGKIHTRLFDLTSIIEGFKSASDEKNKSKGKPVNVRDIFNLSGNLDIEIDKFLFRKTVFENIQGNIQAAPALLRINKLNAQTMKGELQGSGLFSFTPDNKLNIQSDLSAINLNITEIFKQCENFGQTTLTDKHLEGNLTTSTSINATWNHYSEFDPKSFTALIELNIHNGRLINFEPIRAASNFIRVDELNDIRFGDLSHTIKIADQRIDIPEFELKTSALNLMISGYHYFNNDVDYHFKINLHKLLAQKFNRRGRDIQYIENDPYEGVNIYLSLAGNLSHPVFKYDKASSRKKLVNDFKKEKENLRQLFNKNSKKVDDVEHKKEEKYFDLNQKPEFFDFDTIND
- a CDS encoding HAMP domain-containing histidine kinase — its product is MDFYSNKSNLKLILLLIGSFIGISTVLYTSHIANQMATEEQYKARLWAQAIERKARLVRYTKDLFTKLAADERKKLSVYARSTEFMLTIENNDLLTFFIDIINSNDDIPAILVDANGNIIDARNIEIPTSKKFSDLPASIRKEFSLYPPIVVNYKTSKNYIYYKDSNLFAKLKLTLNDLVETFISEVVVNTASAPVILTDEKLNILAFGNIDSAKMKNSVEIKKTLNSMENVHDPVVADLGEGVLRYIYYDDSATLRQLRFFPYVQLAIFATFLLIAYLAFNNARRAEQNLVWVGMAKETAHQLGTPISSLEGWVEVLREQDGMKNKQEILHELEGDIKRLSLVAERFSKIGSVPQLQPESVRETLEENVKYMRRRASGKVTMTFSCDGPCRFLINRPLFDWVLENLLKNALDAMDGEGTISIVTTHENNHIILDITDSGKGIPKSKFNTIFEPGYSTKKRGWGLGLSLTKRIVEEYHSGKIFVKHSEPNKGTTFRIIIPAA
- a CDS encoding T9SS type A sorting domain-containing protein, with amino-acid sequence MFKRLILITALFVGFQHPIVAQIDETILPKTSTWKASLFSKLDEVLLPAFSNALAGQRDEADVKKGKAPKFARSQPVNINPYNAGSWTELPDGGGVWRMQITSAGALGLVPVFEKLYLPAGASLHIYMPSGEETIGAFTHANTPEPRGLCTGLIHGESCIVEYYEPAEHRGEGILQLQSIGHAYRWVQPLRRGISPGKSDTCEVNVNCSEGANWQDQKRSVVLILIVDNEGEGYCSGSLLNNAKDDCTPYVLSAQHCGEFSKAADYNNWVFYFNYEAATCTDSSGSLNHFINGCTKLADSDDDGGDYGSDFLLMRLSNSIPPSFNAFLSGWDRSGAIPDSTVCIHHPQGDVKKIYTSSTSPKIVSWVDIVDSTHWDVTWSVTAHGHGITEEASSGSPLFNQQGHIIGSLSGGDSYCDEPLQSDQFGRFYFHWDMNDVSDSVQLKPWLDPDSTGILMLDGRNASCITAIAEIHKPSFTFELFPNPTSGAVQLVFDEANLKTIRVFDLFGQEISEANYSSKVVKLDLTTLNRGIYLVEARSSLGTSVKRITLN